One segment of Primulina tabacum isolate GXHZ01 chromosome 14, ASM2559414v2, whole genome shotgun sequence DNA contains the following:
- the LOC142524606 gene encoding heat stress transcription factor B-2a-like, which translates to MARNGGGGDSAAGETSRMLPTPFLTKTYQLVDDPAIDDVISWNEDGSTFIVWNQTEFARDLLPKYFKHNNFSSFVRQLNTYGFRKVVPDRWEFSNDCFRRGEKNLLGDIQRRKVSTHSPTAAAAPPILPVATPDVLPVAVSPSDSGEEQVLSSSNSPAVVREFSGSALELMGENDRLRKENVHLNKELNHMKNMCNNIYDLMSNYSNTTSSSRIDNQHHISQQNSAENTLKPLDLLPMARSCDEMDITAELVSVAELNNIRSAAEEISARLFGVPIGLKRGREGEGSSSGHEMDLQLQQGDDIKSEPSDQGDDQGSSWLKRSNSRMG; encoded by the exons ATGGCTCGGAACGGCGGCGGAGGTGATTCCGCGGCCGGAGAGACCTCTAGGATGCTTCCGACGCCGTTTTTGACCAAGACCTATCAGCTCGTGGACGACCCCGCCATTGATGACGTCATCTCCTGGAACGAGGACGGATCGACGTTCATCGTTTGGAATCAGACGGAGTTCGCCAGAGATTTGCTCCCCAAGTATTTCAAGCACAACAATTTCTCCAGCTTCGTTCGCCAGCTCAACACTTAC GGATTTAGGAAGGTTGTACCTGATCGATGGGAGTTCTCCAACGACTGCTTCCGACGAGGGGAGAAGAATCTTCTGGGCGATATACAGCGCCGGAAAGTCTCGACACATTCACCTACCGCGGCGGCAGCCCCGCCGATACTTCCCGTGGCGACTCCAGATGTACTTCCTGTGGCAGTGTCTCCGTCCGACTCCGGCGAGGAACAGGTACTTTCCTCCTCCAACTCTCCCGCCGTGGTCCGCGAATTCAGCGGCAGCGCGTTGGAGTTGATGGGCGAAAACGATAGATTGAGAAAGGAGAACGTCCATCTCAACAAAGAGCTGAACCACATGAAGAACATGTGCAACAATATATACGATTTAATGTCAAATTACTCCAACACCACCAGTAGCAGTAGAATCGACAACCAACACCACATCAGTCAGCAAAATTCGGCAGAGAACACTTTAAAGCCGTTGGATCTGCTGCCGATGGCAAGATCCTGCGACGAAATGGACATCACCGCCGAATTGGTGAGCGTCGCGGAGTTGAACAACATCAGATCCGCGGCTGAGGAAATCAGCGCTAGGCTGTTCGGTGTGCCCATAGGATTGAAACGAGGAAGGGAAGGCGAAGGTAGTTCGTCGGGACACGAAATGGATTTACAGCTGCAGCAGGGTGATGATATCAAATCTGAGCCGTCGGATCAGGGAGACGACCAGGGGTCCTCGTGGCTGAAGCGGAGTAACTCGAGGATGGGATAG
- the LOC142524153 gene encoding RHOMBOID-like protein 3 encodes MEREVVEDRVDKRMNPSAGRSNWVSWLIPIFVLANIAVFVVEMYVNNCPKRIRNRATSFGADDDKCVARFLGRFSFQPLTENPLFGPSSSALDNMGALNWAKVVHQNQSWRLISCIWLHAGLIHLLVNMMCLVVIGIRLEQQFGFVRIGVIYLLSGVGGSILSSLFIQNRISVGASGALFGLLGAMLSELISNWSIYSNKVAALVTLIVIVVINLALGILPHVNNFAHIGGFLTGFLLGFILLPRPQLGWIGRHNLPVHTRPRSKYKASQYVLGLLSLILVISGFTVGLVMVFRGENLYERCHWCRYANCVPTSKWKCDE; translated from the exons ATGGAAAGGGAGGTTGTAGAGGACAGGGTAGATAAACGCATGAACCCGTCAGCAGGGAGAAGCAATTGGGTATCATGGTTGATTCCGATTTTTGTTCTGGCTAATATTGCGGTGTTTGTGGTCGAGATGTATGTGAATAATTGCCCCAAGCGTATCAGGAACAGGGCTACCAGTTTCGGGGCTGATGATGACAAGTGTGTGGCCAGGTTTCTTGGGAGATTCTCTTTCCAGCCACTCACGGAGAATCCTTTGTTCGGGCCTTCTTCTTCAGC ATTAGATAACATGGGCGCTCTTAATTGGGCTAAAGTTGTGCATCAAAATCAAAGCTGGAGGCTTATTTCATGTATATGGTTACATGCTGGTCTTATACACCTTCTAGTAAACATGATGTGCCTTGTCGTAATCGGCATACGCCTCGAGCAACAATTCGGGTTTG TTCGAATTGGCGTCATCTATTTGTTATCTGGTGTTGGTGGGAGTATATTGTCTTCCTTGTTTATTCAAAACCGAATCTCTGTTGGGGCATCTGGCGCTCTTTTTGGACTTCTTGGAGCCATGCTTTCCGAGTTGATTTCGAACTGGTCTATATATAGTAACAAG GTTGCGGCTTTGGTGACACTTATCGTGATAGTTGTGATAAATTTAGCACTTGGCATTCTTCCACATGTGAATAATTTTGCGCATATAGGTGGATTCTTAACTGGGTTCCTCCTCGGATTTATTCTACTGCCTCGTCCCCAACTCGGGTGGATTGGGCGACACAATCTTCCGGTTCACACTAGACCTCGATCCAAATACAAAGCTTCCCAATACGTGTTGGGGCTGCTTTCTTTGATTCTCGTAATTTCAGG TTTTACGGTAGGTCTAGTGATGGTGTTTCGAGGGGAAAACTTGTATGAACGGTGCCACTGGTGCCGTTATGCAAACTGTGTTCCTACCTCGAAATGGAAATGCGACGAATGA
- the LOC142524152 gene encoding protein IQ-DOMAIN 23-like: MGKTGKWLRSLLGSKKSPECAPAKERKKGKWAISMPAEHSAKLKNGEGASAGPFAEGLDANKHAIAVAAATAAVAEAALAAAQAAAEVVRLTSGGGSGRSSAPAPYGSIDRRCFAAAVKIQSTFRAYLARRALRALKGLVKLQALVRGHIVRKQSANMLKRMQAMARIQARATAHRAHGSESSLSSMKHSNARHPGVVNQRKHEHRLNNSKHEGSFLQQYNTRPRTGNYTNKETSRIASNRNWLDQWMEQCTLNNRFDTSFTTKHGEDERIDKILEIDTWKPHHNTRRSSQALATSQNYSSWNQDTGQEYSKMGSFPKLSTKLQKPNPSISSEEVSSVISPNFTPESDQLAAWTAENSPKFHSGSSRVTGNLRGTFTPTKSECSRSVFGDYLGHPSYMANTESSRAKVRSHSVPKQRMHFKELGMNQKFGSHIWESDVYSEKGSTLPSNHMINTYPNSGQKRQGSHGSAVGINSTYGHKL; the protein is encoded by the exons ATGGGCAAGACCGGTAAGTGGCTCCGCTCTCTTTTAGGCTCCAAAAAGTCGCCGGAATGTGCACCGGCGAAGGAGAGGAAGAAGGGAAAATGGGCTATCTCGATGCCGGCTGAACATTCTGCTAAGTTGAAGAATGGGGAGGGTGCTTCGGCGGGCCCGTTTGCTGAGGGATTGGATGCTAACAAGCACGCCATAGCGGTGGCGGCGGCAACTGCGGCCGTGGCGGAGGCGGCTCTTGCTGCGGCTCAGGCGGCGGCTGAAGTGGTTAGGTTGACCAGTGGGGGTGGGAGTGGCAGAAGCTCAGCTCCCGCGCCCTATGGCAGCATTGACCGGAGGTGCTTCGCGGCTGCTGTCAAGATTCAGTCGACCTTCCGAGCTTATTTG GCTAGGAGGGCATTGAGGGCACTTAAGGGACTGGTGAAGCTTCAAGCGTTGGTTAGAGGACATATTGTTAGGAAACAAAGTGCGAATATGCTCAAGCGTATGCAAGCAATGGCTCGAATCCAGGCTCGAGCCACTGCACATCGAGCTCACGGGTCAGAGTCTTCTTTGTCCAGTATGAAGCACTCTAATGCTCGCCATCCT GGAGTTGTGAATCAAAGGAAGCACGAACACAGATTGAATAATTCCAAACACGAGGGATCGTTTCTTCAG CAATACAATACAAGACCACGAACTGGTAactataccaacaaagagaccTCTCGTATAGCTTCTAACCGTAACTGGTTAGATCAATGGATGGAACAATGCACGTTGAACAACCGCTTCGACACGTCCTTCACAACGAAACACGGCGAAGACGAGAGAATTGACAAGATTCTTGAAATAGATACGTGGAAACCTCACCATAATACCAGAAGATCTAGCCAAGCCCTCGCCACTTCCCAAAATTACTCATCTTGGAACCAAGATACAGGACAAGAATACTCAAAAATGGGTTCGTTTCCAAAACTTTCAACCAAACTTCAGAAACCGAATCCTAGTATATCTTCTGAGGAAGTCTCGTCTGTAATATCACCAAACTTTACTCCAGAAAGTGATCAACTTGCAGCATGGACGGCTGAGAATAGCCCCAAGTTTCATTCTGGGTCGTCTAGGGTAACTGGAAACCTGAGAGGGACGTTTACGCCCACGAAAAGTGAATGTTCTAGAAGTGTGTTTGGTGATTACCTTGGCCATCCTAGTTATATGGCCAACACAGAATCATCCCGGGCTAAAGTTAGGTCTCATAGCGTGCCTAAGCAGAGGATGCATTTCAAGGAACTAGGCATGAACCAGAAGTTTGGTAGTCATATTTGGGAATCGGATGTCTATTCTGAGAAGGGTTCAACTCTACCATCGAACCATATGATCAACACTTACCCGAACTCGGGTCAAAAGAGGCAAGGTTCTCATGGTAGTGCTGTCGGTATTAATTCGACCTATGGCCACAAGCTATAG